From the genome of Nitrosomonas sp., one region includes:
- the hisD gene encoding histidinol dehydrogenase, with protein sequence MVQIKRLNSVDSNFNQALQQLLAFENAMDESIDATVAQILAEIKVRGNEALIEYTNRFDQVNVHSMTELELTQERLQRSLSSLPVEQRQALEEAAERIKTYHEKQVSESWHYHELDNTMLGQKVTALDRVGLYVPGGKASYPSSVLMNAIPAKVAGVKELIMVVPTPRGEKNDMVLAAAAISQVDRVYTIGGAQAVGALAYGTETIPQVDKIVGPGNAYVAAAKRRVFGIVGIDMVAGPSEILVICDGKTNPDWIAMDLFSQAEHDEMAQSIVLSPDAAFLNKVMQSIDRQIEAMPRKNVIRTSLENRGAIIQVQDIEEACVIANKISPEHLELSVDDPELWVEKIRHAGAIFMGRHTCEALGDYCAGPNHVLPTSRTARFSSPLGVYDFQKRSSLIQVSAQGAAKLGRIASILANGEGLPAHAKSAEYRYTS encoded by the coding sequence ATGGTTCAAATAAAACGACTCAACTCGGTTGACAGCAATTTCAATCAAGCCCTGCAACAACTACTGGCATTTGAAAATGCAATGGACGAATCGATAGACGCCACCGTTGCGCAGATTCTGGCTGAAATCAAAGTTCGCGGTAACGAGGCGCTGATTGAATACACCAATCGTTTTGATCAAGTAAACGTGCATTCAATGACGGAACTGGAGTTAACTCAGGAGCGTTTGCAGCGCTCCTTGTCGTCTTTACCGGTTGAGCAACGCCAGGCGCTTGAAGAGGCCGCAGAACGCATCAAAACATACCATGAAAAACAGGTTTCCGAGTCCTGGCATTATCATGAACTGGACAACACGATGCTTGGTCAAAAGGTCACCGCTTTGGATCGGGTTGGACTTTATGTTCCCGGCGGCAAAGCATCCTACCCGTCCTCAGTGCTGATGAACGCCATTCCTGCGAAGGTCGCCGGTGTCAAAGAACTCATTATGGTGGTGCCAACGCCTCGCGGCGAAAAAAATGACATGGTGCTGGCCGCAGCAGCAATCAGTCAGGTTGACCGCGTTTACACTATAGGTGGTGCACAGGCGGTTGGCGCACTGGCTTATGGCACCGAAACTATCCCACAGGTCGATAAAATAGTCGGCCCAGGCAATGCTTATGTCGCGGCTGCCAAACGGCGCGTCTTTGGTATTGTCGGAATCGACATGGTCGCAGGCCCATCTGAAATTCTGGTAATCTGCGATGGAAAAACCAATCCGGACTGGATTGCGATGGATTTATTCTCCCAAGCCGAGCACGACGAAATGGCACAATCCATTGTGTTGTCGCCGGATGCCGCTTTTTTGAACAAAGTCATGCAAAGTATCGATCGACAGATCGAAGCCATGCCCCGCAAGAATGTCATTCGCACTTCTTTGGAAAACCGGGGCGCCATAATTCAGGTTCAGGACATCGAGGAAGCATGTGTGATTGCCAATAAAATCTCCCCCGAACATCTGGAACTTTCAGTGGACGATCCTGAGTTATGGGTTGAAAAAATAAGACATGCCGGCGCCATATTTATGGGCCGGCACACCTGTGAAGCATTGGGAGACTACTGCGCCGGTCCGAATCATGTGTTGCCAACTTCACGTACTGCACGCTTTTCATCGCCGCTCGGTGTTTATGATTTCCAGAAACGCAGCAGCCTCATTCAAGTTTCTGCGCAAGGCGCTGCAAAACTAGGCAGAATCGCATCTATACTGGCAAACGGCGAAGGATTGCCGGCACATGCCAAATCTGCAGAATATCGCTACACCTCATAG
- a CDS encoding RNA methyltransferase yields MQRITSTEHTYVKQLVKLQKSARFRRKSGVTILDGIHLIQSYLSAYHVPSGLKSLVISESGQKNKEITAIQEACSRHHETQFYFATDNLFQKISSVKTPTGILACVAIPEPDNPFILANNCPNFCILLETIQDPGNLGTIIRCAAAADITDIFLSQDCVDAWSPKVLRAAMGAHFFLNIYADCNLVEIANCIQGQVLATSPYASRTLYQMNLNNAAAFIFGNEGTGLSNEILHAADEIISIPMPGKTESLNAAAATAICLFEKVRQDQQVYHSES; encoded by the coding sequence ATGCAGCGGATAACATCGACCGAGCATACTTATGTCAAACAACTGGTTAAGCTGCAAAAATCAGCCCGGTTTCGAAGAAAATCGGGAGTCACAATTCTGGACGGCATACACCTCATACAATCATATCTTTCTGCTTATCATGTACCTTCAGGACTAAAAAGCCTTGTCATCAGTGAATCCGGACAAAAAAACAAGGAAATCACAGCAATACAGGAAGCTTGCAGCCGACATCACGAAACACAGTTTTATTTCGCGACCGACAATCTCTTTCAAAAAATTTCTTCCGTAAAAACACCTACCGGCATACTCGCGTGCGTCGCTATTCCAGAACCAGATAATCCATTCATTCTCGCAAACAATTGCCCAAATTTCTGTATCTTACTGGAAACAATTCAGGATCCCGGTAATTTAGGCACCATAATCCGCTGCGCCGCAGCAGCCGATATTACCGATATTTTTTTATCACAGGATTGTGTGGATGCCTGGTCACCCAAAGTGCTGCGCGCCGCTATGGGCGCACATTTCTTTCTAAACATTTATGCTGATTGCAATCTTGTAGAGATTGCCAATTGTATTCAAGGCCAGGTATTAGCCACTTCACCCTATGCATCCAGAACGCTTTACCAGATGAATTTGAATAACGCTGCCGCTTTTATTTTCGGAAATGAAGGCACGGGTTTATCAAATGAAATCCTGCATGCGGCAGATGAAATAATCTCTATTCCAATGCCTGGAAAAACCGAATCACTTAACGCCGCTGCCGCTACAGCGATTTGCTTGTTTGAAAAAGTTCGTCAGGACCAACAGGTTTATCACTCGGAATCATAG
- the uvrB gene encoding excinuclease ABC subunit UvrB, translating to MIETFPNSLYKLHQSFEPAGDQPTAIAQLIEGINDGLAYQTLLGVTGSGKTFTIANVIARLGRPAILIAPNKTLAAQLYAEMREFFPENAVEYFVSYYDYYQPEAYVPSRDLFIEKDSSINAHIEQMRLSATKSLLEREDTVIVATVSCIYGIGDPVDYHGMILHLRVNEKYSQREIIKRLTEMQYERNEIEFTRGMFRVRGDVLDVYPAESSEAAVRISLFDDEVDDLSLFDPLTGRVLQKLSRFTVYPSSHYVTPKSTTLRAMETIKAELRERLDYFYQDHHLVEAQRLEQRTRFDLEMLNELGFCKGIENYSRHLSGKKPGEPPPTLIDYLPKNALMFIDESHVTVPQIGGMYKGDRSRKENLVQYGFRLPSALDNRPLKFEEFEKMMPQTIFISATPADYEHQHSGQTVEQVVRPTGLVDPVIEVRPVTTQVDDLMSEVNLRVAKNERVLVTTLTKRMSEDLTDYFSDHQIKVRYLHSDIDTVERVEIIRDLRLGEFDVLVGINLLREGLDIPEVSLVAILDADKEGFLRSERSLIQTIGRAARHINGTAILYADRITRSMRVAIDETNRRRERQLAFNQRHQITPRSVHKRIKDLIDGVYSLDTAQRKLKASEIEAQYKSMDERQISQEIQRLEKQMLKAAKNLEFEQAATCRDEIKRLKNQLFIGTAEIE from the coding sequence GTGATTGAAACCTTCCCCAATAGTTTATATAAATTACATCAGTCGTTTGAACCCGCTGGAGATCAGCCAACTGCAATTGCACAATTGATTGAGGGTATTAATGATGGGCTCGCATATCAAACTTTGTTGGGTGTAACTGGTTCAGGGAAAACGTTTACCATTGCAAATGTAATTGCACGACTGGGCCGCCCGGCGATTCTGATTGCGCCGAATAAAACGCTAGCCGCGCAGCTTTATGCAGAAATGCGTGAATTTTTTCCGGAAAATGCTGTTGAATATTTTGTTTCCTATTATGATTATTATCAACCCGAAGCCTATGTGCCGTCGCGGGATCTGTTTATCGAAAAAGATTCCAGTATTAATGCGCATATCGAACAAATGCGTTTGTCAGCGACAAAGTCCTTGTTGGAGCGCGAAGATACTGTAATCGTGGCGACAGTCTCGTGTATTTACGGTATCGGCGACCCTGTCGATTATCATGGCATGATTCTGCATTTGCGAGTAAATGAAAAATACTCGCAGCGCGAAATTATCAAGCGCCTGACCGAGATGCAGTACGAGCGCAATGAAATCGAATTCACACGCGGAATGTTCCGTGTCAGGGGAGATGTGCTGGATGTTTATCCGGCTGAAAGTTCTGAAGCGGCCGTGCGGATATCACTATTCGATGACGAAGTCGATGATTTATCTTTATTTGATCCATTGACCGGCCGTGTATTGCAGAAATTGTCGCGTTTTACCGTATATCCTTCGAGTCATTATGTGACGCCGAAAAGTACGACTTTACGCGCCATGGAAACCATTAAAGCCGAGCTGCGGGAACGGCTGGACTATTTCTACCAGGATCATCATTTGGTCGAAGCGCAACGCCTTGAACAGCGTACCCGTTTTGATTTAGAAATGCTCAATGAATTGGGATTCTGCAAAGGAATTGAAAATTATTCACGTCATCTTTCTGGAAAAAAACCCGGAGAACCACCGCCCACATTAATAGACTATCTGCCAAAAAATGCATTGATGTTTATCGATGAGAGTCATGTGACAGTACCGCAAATAGGCGGCATGTATAAAGGCGACCGCTCCCGTAAGGAAAATCTGGTTCAGTATGGTTTTCGCCTGCCTTCCGCACTGGATAACCGTCCGCTGAAGTTCGAGGAATTTGAGAAAATGATGCCGCAGACCATCTTTATTTCCGCAACGCCGGCAGATTACGAACATCAGCACAGCGGGCAAACGGTTGAACAAGTGGTGCGACCGACAGGGCTGGTTGACCCGGTTATAGAAGTCCGTCCAGTTACAACTCAAGTGGATGACTTAATGTCCGAGGTGAATCTGCGTGTCGCCAAAAATGAGCGTGTGCTGGTGACGACATTGACCAAGCGCATGTCTGAGGATTTGACCGATTATTTTTCTGATCATCAAATTAAAGTGCGCTATCTGCATTCAGACATTGATACCGTTGAGCGTGTTGAAATTATTCGCGACTTGAGGCTGGGCGAGTTCGATGTGCTGGTGGGCATTAATCTGTTGCGCGAGGGACTGGATATCCCCGAAGTCTCACTGGTTGCGATACTCGATGCGGATAAGGAAGGTTTTTTGCGCTCTGAACGATCTTTAATCCAGACCATAGGCAGGGCAGCCCGTCATATTAACGGGACTGCAATTCTTTATGCAGACCGGATAACCCGCTCGATGCGAGTTGCGATTGATGAAACCAATCGCAGGCGTGAAAGACAACTTGCATTCAATCAGCGGCATCAGATCACGCCGCGGTCTGTACACAAGCGCATTAAGGATTTGATTGATGGCGTCTACAGTCTGGATACGGCACAGAGAAAACTTAAAGCCAGCGAAATAGAGGCACAGTATAAGTCAATGGATGAACGTCAGATCAGCCAGGAAATTCAACGTCTCGAAAAGCAAATGTTGAAAGCCGCCAAGAACCTGGAATTTGAGCAGGCCGCAACTTGTCGGGATGAAATCAAACGACTAAAGAATCAGTTGTTTATTGGGACGGCTGAGATCGAGTAA
- a CDS encoding pyridoxal phosphate-dependent aminotransferase encodes MELSNRVQTIKPSPTLAVTSRAAQLKAEGKDIIGLGAGEPDFDTPQHIKDAAIDAINKGLTKYTAVGGTPGLKKAIIAKFKRENNFEYEAKQILVSCGGKQSFFNLALATLNPGDEAIIPAPYWVSYPDIVLIAEGKPVFIDAGIEQGFKITAEQLEKAITPNSKMFVINSPSNPTGAVYTLDELKALGEVLKKHPQILIVTDDMYEHILLSDNQFVNILNACPDLYSRTIVLNGVSKAYSMTGWRIGYCGGPVEIITAMENIQSQSTSNPSSVSQAAAEMALNGDQSCIKPMITAFIARNNFVTTQLNQCNGIQCLKSEGAFYAFADARKAIEKLYSNEIIQRNNDLTFCEYLLEKSGVAVVPGSAFGSEGYMRLSFATSMENLEKALDRIKQAVSG; translated from the coding sequence GTGGAACTATCTAACCGCGTACAAACCATAAAACCTTCTCCAACTCTTGCTGTCACGTCTAGGGCGGCACAGTTAAAGGCGGAAGGTAAAGACATAATCGGTTTAGGCGCAGGCGAACCGGATTTCGATACACCGCAACATATCAAAGATGCAGCTATTGACGCCATAAATAAAGGACTGACAAAATACACTGCGGTCGGTGGAACTCCTGGTCTGAAGAAAGCCATTATCGCCAAGTTCAAACGTGAAAATAACTTTGAATATGAAGCCAAGCAGATTCTGGTTTCGTGTGGCGGCAAGCAAAGCTTTTTTAACCTTGCTTTAGCCACGCTCAACCCTGGCGATGAGGCTATTATTCCCGCTCCTTACTGGGTATCCTATCCCGATATCGTCTTGATCGCTGAAGGCAAGCCGGTTTTTATTGATGCCGGCATCGAGCAAGGCTTCAAGATTACAGCGGAGCAACTCGAAAAAGCGATTACGCCCAATTCTAAAATGTTCGTTATTAACAGCCCCAGCAATCCTACGGGTGCTGTGTATACACTGGATGAGCTTAAAGCGTTAGGAGAAGTTTTAAAAAAACATCCGCAGATTTTGATTGTCACTGATGACATGTATGAGCATATACTGTTATCTGATAATCAATTCGTCAATATTTTGAATGCTTGCCCTGATTTATATTCTCGTACAATTGTTCTAAATGGTGTATCCAAAGCTTATTCGATGACTGGATGGCGAATTGGTTATTGCGGTGGCCCCGTTGAAATAATTACCGCAATGGAAAATATTCAGTCTCAAAGCACTTCAAACCCAAGCTCTGTTTCACAAGCAGCTGCCGAAATGGCGCTTAATGGTGATCAGTCTTGCATCAAACCGATGATAACGGCTTTCATTGCGCGAAATAATTTTGTCACCACTCAACTGAATCAGTGTAACGGCATTCAATGTTTAAAATCGGAAGGCGCTTTTTATGCATTTGCAGATGCACGTAAAGCAATTGAGAAATTATATTCCAATGAAATTATTCAGCGAAACAATGACTTGACATTTTGCGAATACCTGTTAGAAAAATCCGGCGTAGCAGTAGTCCCAGGCTCTGCGTTTGGCAGTGAAGGATATATGCGCTTATCTTTCGCCACCTCTATGGAGAATCTGGAAAAGGCGCTTGATCGTATAAAACAGGCTGTGAGTGGGTAG
- the flhC gene encoding flagellar transcriptional regulator FlhC has product MRNRSILTEAKQIQLASELIRLGARLQVLEVNSNLSRERLVKLYKEIRGVSPPKGMLPYSEDWFMSWQPNMHSSLFINIYNFITINSDVKGIDALIKSYKLYLEHIEANGLEQVLSLTRAWTLIRFVESEVLCITPCVQCGGKFLVHSLDIHSNHVCGLCNIPSRAGKTKKAAESSMH; this is encoded by the coding sequence ATGCGTAATCGAAGTATACTGACTGAAGCGAAACAGATTCAGTTGGCATCTGAATTAATCAGATTAGGCGCACGTTTACAGGTATTGGAAGTCAATTCTAATTTAAGTCGTGAAAGGCTTGTGAAACTTTATAAGGAAATCAGGGGGGTGTCTCCACCTAAAGGAATGCTGCCGTATTCTGAGGATTGGTTCATGAGTTGGCAGCCCAACATGCATTCATCGTTGTTTATCAATATCTATAATTTTATAACCATAAATTCTGATGTTAAAGGAATTGATGCGCTAATTAAAAGCTATAAGTTATATCTGGAACATATTGAGGCAAATGGACTCGAGCAAGTGCTAAGTCTTACACGTGCATGGACATTGATCCGCTTTGTAGAAAGCGAAGTATTGTGCATAACGCCTTGTGTACAATGTGGTGGGAAGTTTTTAGTACATTCGCTTGATATTCATTCCAACCATGTCTGTGGATTATGTAATATTCCTTCCCGTGCAGGAAAAACCAAGAAGGCAGCCGAATCGAGCATGCATTAA
- the flhD gene encoding flagellar transcriptional regulator FlhD, producing the protein METKQLLDEIREINLGYLLLAQQLLREDKVAAMYRLGINQDVADIIEKLTTSQLLKMASSNSLLCRFRFNDALIAELLSGNNRDDNSAVSQSHAAILMAGQPAEAIS; encoded by the coding sequence ATGGAGACAAAGCAGCTTCTAGATGAGATTAGAGAAATCAATTTAGGTTATTTGCTATTAGCCCAACAGTTGTTACGTGAAGATAAAGTTGCGGCGATGTATCGTCTAGGTATCAATCAGGATGTTGCGGATATTATTGAAAAACTGACCACAAGTCAGCTATTGAAAATGGCTTCTTCAAATAGTTTGCTTTGTCGTTTTCGATTCAATGATGCTTTAATTGCGGAATTGCTATCGGGGAATAATCGTGACGATAATAGTGCAGTATCACAGTCGCATGCTGCAATATTGATGGCAGGGCAACCTGCTGAGGCAATTTCATAA
- a CDS encoding GGDEF domain-containing response regulator: MLRNNLRILLVGYSETDATLLGTDLGKMNIKTSYRAIADVQEIRAAFYECDWHILICNHEVHTFNFMDALEIWKQVGRDIPFIIYSDEIDDDMTISAIHHGVHDYIRKGHVVRLALSIERELKDFETRRAKLQAESRIYRLAYFDNLTGFPKQNLFSEKVADILSKQTDPDKLAAIYFIKIGRIPYINSTYGYNVGDMLIQQLSYRMSVYTNSKCLVTRIESSKFAFFNSDVNNLEDIQKFADRIMKMVSTPIMINNLVFYATLNIGVSVYPTHGNTISKLLANAENTLSEPYNMRRNSCRYFMNKVGETSTRYLAQGEALRKAVVNNQLVLYYLPIIDIETGNLKGAEVILRWNHSEFGLLSPSKFFSLVYENGLTLDIGKWMLKQACIQAKLWHEIGYEMLSITVGISFIEFDQSQFVKNVKEVLGEVGLPPYLLELGIAESFLQQTEFNTNSLEELGDLGVQFSIDNYGIGGSSIKSLKKLPIKSLKLDASLTSDLGPDTENFAIVTAINALAKKLGFLLSAENVDTEEQLKLLYEAQCDYAQGKIISKPINAEDFLKLLEQRKTGTLA; the protein is encoded by the coding sequence ATGTTGCGAAATAATTTGAGGATATTATTAGTCGGATACTCGGAAACAGATGCCACTCTTTTGGGCACCGATCTGGGAAAGATGAATATCAAAACAAGTTACAGGGCAATAGCGGATGTTCAAGAAATTAGGGCTGCATTTTATGAGTGTGACTGGCATATTCTTATTTGCAACCATGAGGTGCATACTTTCAACTTTATGGATGCGCTTGAAATCTGGAAACAAGTTGGCCGCGACATTCCGTTCATCATTTATTCTGATGAAATAGATGATGATATGACCATTTCGGCAATTCATCATGGTGTGCATGATTACATTCGTAAAGGTCATGTTGTCCGGCTTGCGCTCTCAATTGAAAGAGAACTGAAAGATTTTGAAACCCGACGGGCAAAATTGCAAGCTGAAAGCAGAATTTACCGCCTCGCATATTTCGATAATTTAACAGGTTTTCCAAAGCAGAATTTATTTTCTGAAAAGGTGGCCGACATATTATCCAAACAGACTGACCCGGATAAATTGGCAGCAATTTATTTCATAAAAATAGGCCGTATTCCTTATATCAATAGTACCTATGGATATAATGTTGGCGATATGTTGATTCAACAGCTATCGTATCGAATGTCCGTATATACGAACAGCAAATGTCTGGTGACTCGGATTGAAAGCAGTAAATTTGCATTCTTTAATAGCGATGTTAACAATTTAGAAGATATTCAAAAATTTGCAGACCGGATCATGAAAATGGTTTCGACACCTATTATGATCAACAATCTTGTGTTTTATGCGACACTTAATATTGGTGTCAGTGTGTACCCGACGCACGGCAACACTATATCGAAGTTGCTTGCAAATGCTGAGAATACGCTATCTGAACCCTATAATATGCGTCGCAATAGTTGCCGGTATTTTATGAATAAGGTCGGAGAAACTTCAACAAGATATTTAGCACAAGGGGAAGCATTAAGAAAAGCGGTTGTAAACAATCAATTGGTTTTATATTATCTGCCCATCATTGATATTGAAACGGGTAACTTAAAGGGAGCAGAAGTTATATTGCGGTGGAATCACTCTGAATTTGGTTTGTTGTCACCGAGCAAATTTTTTTCACTTGTATACGAAAACGGATTGACACTCGATATTGGGAAATGGATGCTAAAGCAAGCTTGCATACAAGCCAAGCTGTGGCATGAAATAGGATATGAGATGCTATCAATTACGGTGGGTATTTCATTCATTGAATTTGATCAAAGCCAGTTTGTAAAAAATGTCAAGGAAGTTCTCGGCGAAGTTGGACTTCCTCCTTATTTGCTGGAGTTAGGGATAGCTGAGTCTTTCTTGCAACAAACTGAATTTAATACGAATAGCCTAGAAGAACTGGGTGATCTGGGTGTGCAGTTTTCAATCGATAATTATGGTATTGGCGGTTCGTCAATTAAAAGTTTAAAAAAATTACCTATTAAAAGTCTAAAATTAGATGCTTCATTAACTTCAGATCTTGGTCCAGATACGGAGAACTTTGCTATAGTTACTGCAATTAATGCGTTAGCAAAAAAACTGGGATTTTTACTTAGTGCTGAAAATGTTGATACAGAGGAACAGTTGAAATTATTGTATGAAGCACAATGTGACTATGCTCAAGGTAAAATTATCAGTAAGCCAATCAATGCTGAAGATTTCCTCAAATTGCTTGAACAGCGGAAAACGGGAACACTCGCTTGA